The following DNA comes from Salvelinus sp. IW2-2015 linkage group LG1, ASM291031v2, whole genome shotgun sequence.
GTTATGGCGAGATTGAAATGATTTAatggtaatttccgattgagccgacatatgctaGTCTGGCTAACACCTAACTCTCGAAGTCCTCCTGACTTCATAGTCTGAAATGGCTCTTTGATATTGTCGGCACAATGTGTCGATGAtgaagggggctgtgcttttactgcttggctctcctctttctcacaaaaaaaaaacacacgcaAAGCCACACACAGCCGCAGGGCGCCGCCCGCTTCCATTACAATGGTTGGATTTTCTAATCGGAACAATGAGAGGTTTCAACCCCCGAgggaaaaaaattacatttgagaGAACCAAGCAAACTGAGTGACTATTGCATTAACAAACGGCCTCCTTTCCAGACCAGTGTGGTCACAGCGCTCCCTTGCGTCAGCCGGGCTAGACATGTGCATCGTTTACTGTGAATGCGGTCTCCCCTAACGYgggaacattgcctttaaatgtaaaTCGCCGCTACAACGCTGATCTTCAGAACTACGGATTGAAGCGAGCACTAAAGGCACTGATTGCTGAAATGATGTGATGATGAGGATCATTCCCCTCTCTGGCTTTTATATATATTTGACGTGATGAATTTGCGCTgtgtatagcctcactactgttattttactgctgcttttatctatttgttatttttatttttaacttatctattttttactttacacttttcttaaaactgcattgttggttaagggcttgtaagtaagcatttcactgtaaggttgtattcggcacatgtgacaaatcaaattttatatatatatatatatatgtaaataaaaaacattcccctctcttcctgttcctcctcctgctctcctccccctctcgcttctctctccccctctcgcttctctctccccctcccccctctatctTCAGGTAAAGCAGACTCTCTGCATAGTCTACAGGATGAGGTCCTACTGAAGTCCCAGAGGCTGACCGGTCTGGACGGCAAACTGCGGGAACTCCTGGCTGACATGAGACAGAAGGTCAAGATYTTCTCCACCTGCCAGGGCTGAGAGGTAAAAGGGCAGAGGTCATCCTCAAATAGCCTGTTCATTGAGATAGAGGAGCGATGTTATTTATTTTGTCCCATTTTGTAGAATAAATGTCCcaataaatatgtttttcatgacGTTGAGTTTCCCTTATTGTGTGGTTTTTAACTTTATCCTACGACATCCCAGTGACATCATTAGGCCTGTGATTTCTGGGGCTGCAGCCCTGAATGTTTTTGGTCCAGCCCGAACCTTTTGATGGTAAAACACATTTGGTTTAAGATGGCACACGGAGAAAGAGATGGTATACGTTTTATCCTATTGGGGGGAGTGGGCAAAAATAAATAGACGTCATTTGGGTAGGGTGTAGTCTTGGGTAGATTTCGACTATGCCATGTTGTCTTCAGGAGATTTTCTCTTTCCTTCACATTAGCTGACGTAAGATAGTGGAACAATTCTTATTCCTTATGATGTGCTATCATGTTATAGGATAATGAGTGTGTTTGTCAGCAAGAACAGTACtgttattcctcatcaatcttttATTATTACACTTCCCAATTTTGCTGGTGTAACTACTTATTTGAAATCTAATATGCCTAAATTAGAAGAGACTTTCCATGTTTGTCAGCATTCATGTGGGTATATACGCTATGTCATGGTCATGTTGATTGTAAGTCATAAAAACGAAAATAGCCAATATTGAAATGCCTGTTACatcaattattattatatgtatttTAGTAGTGTACACAAGCTGCTAGGCAGTGATGGTAAGGGGACTCTCAATAGCTCATAAACGCAAACGATCTTGCCCATGTATTGTAAGATGACAAGAGTCTGCAACTAGTCAGCCCCACCACCTATAGATTTTTCTTGATTGTGGGATGACTTGAAGAAATTAATTGTTATAGCATAAACATTTTCAAACCCCCTGCACTTGGGAAACATACCCCCCGCAGGAATTTCTTTCTTCAAGCTgtattttaaagggatagttcacccacgTTGTAGAAAAGGCTCTCATTTGTAATATACTTTTTAGGGAACTGTCcctttaattacacttttttttgttaactTTGCCTTTAACTGCAGACACTTCTGAGCCATCACAATGTATGTTAATATAGGCTTTTGGGCACTGGATACCTCTATACGTCTCTATGCTTTTTATtgtttggatttgtgtgtgttttgtattgttggtATTGCTGCACTGCTTGAGCTAGAAATCTGCGATAAcatgtgtacacgaccaataacgtttgatttgattttgttctgAGCAACCAATTCCCTTATTAAATACCTGAGTTCCCTTTGTCTTTAGTTCAGTACCAAATAACTCATGCCTCTTGAAAATACTCTCCAGCGTTTATCCCTTTTCGTTTCTGTTATCTATGCATCCAATACCCAACATTGTTTCCATTTTACTTTGTTTCATGTGTGAATATATGAGCGTTTAATGATGCGCTGTCGTATCAGTAGTGGTAGACTGTTGAGTTGTTGCAGCATGTTGCATATGGACATTAATTCAGATATTTTGTATATCCTTCAGAGAGTGATGATACTGACATGGAAATAATGGGTATGATAATTATGTTCATGTTTATTCTTTATATGAAATTTCCTAAAACATGTTTTGCtttctatttgtttatttttagcaCACAAGGTCAATAATGGATTATGATTTATTGGCGAAAATAAACGGGAGCTGCAGCTCTCTAAACCGAAACCCCacgtctctctccccatccttgtCCTCTAACCGGGACACCTGTATCAGCTCCTGCagttaagtcatttagcaggcgctcttatccagattgatttacaggagcaattagggttcaGTGACTTaatcaagggcacatcaacagttCAAGGCTTCTTAACTCACCCATGTCAACAACCGACATCAGAATAGGCAACCTGCCCTGTAACATTGTTTTCATGACATTTTTGGTATAATTCTTTCATCTCTCAATGTTCAGATTGATGCATTTAGCTGTTGAAATTAAAAATGTCGTCCGGGGAATGGATCCCTTACAAGGGTTTCCCCTTATAGCTCAATGGGCTAAGCCTACAATGTCCTCAAATCCTAGAAACGACCCTGGCTACATTCCACTAATAGCTGTAGAGTAGCCTCGTTTGACCATCCTGACATTCTGTTACAAGGATTCAGTGGCGCTAACgcttttacatttgttttgtgcAATGCCCCTCAGCTACAATAGTTCAATCATAGGAGGCCCAGACTGATGAAGGGAAATTAAATTGAGAGCGCAGCGGTCAGGGTGGTGGATTAGGCTAGCTGAAGAGGAGAGATTTGTGAGGTAAGAAAAGTACAGCAGAGGAAGATTTATATTGAAGTtttatttagaaacaaaacaaagaagcaaAGTATAGTGCTTGTTGTTATAAGATAGCATCTCCAGTCAAACAGTTACAATGGCATCGACACTACAAGAGGAACTCTACAGCAGTTTATGGCATAAGTGGCACATGTTATCATCTCTGTACATAAAGTGGTGTTAGTATTACACAGGACCACTAAGTACAGTAATAACCATCTTCTCTTACACAGAAAAATGTCAGCCCTTCAAACCCTCCTCAACCCAAAGTCATTGTTATGACATGAGTGTTAGGATTCAAACAATGGATCAACGTCATTCAAACCTGTCGGGCAAGATTCATAAGTCAAAATCCTTACATTTAGGATTATAAAAGATACAAATAATTCACACAATATAAAAGTACACAGCTTCGATTTAACACTTGACATCTCAAAGCACTCCTTGAATAAACGTCATACAgtattcataaactttacaatGAAATCATTGTTTTTATCCATACATTTTCTTCAGAGCCACAGGGCTCTGGTTTCTCCAGATCCATTAGTAGGAACAGATGTGAGTGAAAGAAGAACAGTTTAATTTAGTTCAGACAGCAGCACAAAGTAGCCAAAGCCAATTAATTAGTTACAATCTAGCCGTCACAGCTATCATATCAGAAACAAATATTCCCAAAAAATTATATTGTTTTCCATAGGTCAATAAACATTCATAGACAATTATACATTGCAAATAGAGTACGTCTTTGTAtacttcaaatgtatattttctgtTGAGATATAAGTACAGAATGTACACTCTTCTAAACATCCGACAGTGGCTTGGGTCAAAGAAAttaaaagtttatattttgggtgaGTGTAAATGTACTACGTTGTAGTTGAGTATGAATCTCAGGTCTTCCTGTGTTCTCTGGATAAGGTTTGGGCCCAGGCCCTTGCTATGGGCCTCTGGGCATCTCAGAGGAGCACTACAGAGTACTACTCCTGAACCAGCAGGAGGCAGCTGACACCTGTAGAGTGGCTCAAACTTCTTGACTGCAACAGTGAAGGGGCGTGGGGAGTGCAAATTCACATGACGATTCATATAATTCATGTTAGACTTTTCCTATCAACTCTCCGTAGTTTTTGTTGATTGGGTACATGAGTGTATGCAAGCAAATGTGCATTGTGTATTTGAGACCTATTTACCTTTAAGCCAATGAATTGATCCTTAGGTCAATCAATCACATAACAGAACACACCCCAGTCTGCATGGTGTGCCCATTCCTATTGGTCGCCCTGTCAATAGCATCACAGCTGAAACAGACAGCAAAAAGCAAAGCCTTAAGAACCACAGATATTACACTTTGGACATAActcacctccccccccccccagaatgaCATATACTCCCCTCAGTCCACTCGGACTCACCTCTTAGCTGCCGCGAACGAGGAGCAATTCTCTGCGTTACATGTCTCCATAACGACCGGCGTGTGCCTGGGCTCGCTGTGACTGGCTCTCAGGCCCCGGCACTGCGCCTCCGGAGGGGTCACGTGACACACTGGGATTGGGAGGTTGCCGTTGGTGTCGATGTCCTTGGCGGTGATGTTGTTGACGCCCTGCTGAGTATTCTGGGAGTTGCAGGCGGGGATAGGTGGGAGAGGGGCATCGGGGTCGGCGTGGGCCAACTGCAGCTTCTTCATGTGGTTGATGGCTGCCGTGGCGTTGAAGGCTTGCTGTAACAAACACACAGGAAAATTAGGAttgatatatttttataaataatcatgttttgatgataataataatagtaatgtaAGTATGATAGCATATTGTATGTAGCCCTATGACATGTtgctcaccctccatttggactTGGCAAAGTTCTTCTGGATCTGCATGCTGACTGATTCATAGATGTCCTGATCCCTCGCTGTCTTCCCAATGATCCTGCAACCGGAAATGACATTGTTAGGGCCACCAGGAACAAAGAATAAACAAGAAATAGTGGGATCCCCAGacactgatcttagatcagtttTCTATTTTCCCCCTGATGGTTATAGTAAGATGAGGGGAGGGTGGACTGATCCTGGATCTGTGTGTGACTCACCAGGGGTGTCTGAGGGCCTGTTCTGTGCTGAAGCGTTTCTTAGGGTGCTTCTGCATCATGTTCCGGATGAAGTCCTTCGCTATGGAAACGGAGACAGACAAACGTCAACAACTGACATGGAACTTTCAGCATACATGtagtaaaaaaaagtattctagcactgagatgactTATGAATATCTTTACTATGTAGTTATGATACTCGTTCTGTGTTAATACCCTTGTCGTAGGGGTGGTGTTATGTCTTACCTGACTCCGAGATGTTATCCCAGAAGGGCGAGTGGAAAGCGTAGTCGGCCCTCATGATCTTCGAGAACAGACGGGTCTCGTTGTCCTCAAAGAACGGAGGGTAGCCGCACAGCCTGTTAAACGCAGAGGGAACATGGTTATCACAATAACTTTCCCCAAACGTTATATAGGAATATCATCTCACAATGCAGTCATTCTAATACTATGAAAAGGTTGAGAAGAGGTGCTGGCGGATATAGATATAGAAGTCCTAGATAGGTACTCACAGGATGTATGTGATGACTCCTATGGACCAGCAGTCCACTGCCTTGCTGTAGGGTTTCTGAGCCAGAACTTCAGGGGCTGTAGAAGTTCAAATATACACAAGATTAGATACCATGCTAGTCTTTTCTATCTGTGCAACAAAGCGTTACACTATTTCAATGACCAAACAACTAACACACGGttggcgcacgcacacacacaccaacatatccTGGCGTGCCGCAGGCTGTGGACATCACTCCGTGGTCGGACATCTTGGACAGGCCGAAGTCACTGATCATGATCTTGGAGTTCTCATCTGAGTTGAAGTACAGTAGGTTCTCTGGCTGCacacacagagggaaagagaatCAAAAAGCAGCAGAGAAACTATTCTCCCAACATAGTATAtaatagtgttgtgtgtgtaaaatatgtttggaatattgtatttgtttaaatgtattttatttaacctttatttaactaggcaagtcagttaagaacaaaatcttatttacaatgacagcctaccccggccaaaccctaacccggacgacgctgggccaattgtgcgccgccctatgggactcccaatcacagccggatgtgatacagcctggatattacgtgtgtgtgtgtgtgtgtgtttactttgactgtgtgtgtgtgtaacataccTTGAGGTCCCTGTGCACTATGCTGTTCTCGTGAAGGTAGTTGACAGCCTCCAGCACTTGGTGAACCAGACAGCTGGCATCCTTCTCTGTGTACACCCCCCGATCTATGATACGGTCAAACAGCTCCCCACCAGACACcctaggggaaaaaaacatcagaaTCTCCACCACTATATTCACCATCAGCATCAGCCTTTAAAGTCTTCATTACACCCTACTAATACAGCAGGTTTggtaaaacagcaacatttctcTGTATGTTAATACATGCATTTAGAATATGTAGAGATAACGGTGCCCACTCACAGCTGCATGACAAGGTAGTAGTACGTCCGAGTTTCATAGAAGTCTTCCAATCCAACCACATTGTCGTGCCTTATcctgagaggaagaggaagagatttGTGATGTTGTTCATTGTGGTGTGagtgagagcgtgtgtgtgtgtgtgtgtacttacttCTTCAGCACAGTGATCTCGTTCTCTAGCTTGCTACAGCTGAGGTGTTTTTTCTTCAGACACTTCAGGGCATAGAGGTTTCCAGTCTTCTTTTCTCTCACCAGATACACCTCGGAGAACGAACCCCtacgcacacagacagagaaatggTTATAAGGCTATGTCCATTATCCAACCCATGGGTTTGAGCTATATAGTCAATGAACCTCTT
Coding sequences within:
- the LOC111963142 gene encoding calcium/calmodulin-dependent protein kinase type 1D, whose translation is MASCEGAGCDDRATMGRKEITCSWKKVINNIRDVFEFKQALGSGSFSEVYLVREKKTGNLYALKCLKKKHLSCSKLENEITVLKKIRHDNVVGLEDFYETRTYYYLVMQLVSGGELFDRIIDRGVYTEKDASCLVHQVLEAVNYLHENSIVHRDLKPENLLYFNSDENSKIMISDFGLSKMSDHGVMSTACGTPGYVAPEVLAQKPYSKAVDCWSIGVITYILLCGYPPFFEDNETRLFSKIMRADYAFHSPFWDNISESAKDFIRNMMQKHPKKRFSTEQALRHPWIIGKTARDQDIYESVSMQIQKNFAKSKWRQAFNATAAINHMKKLQLAHADPDAPLPPIPACNSQNTQQGVNNITAKDIDTNGNLPIPVCHVTPPEAQCRGLRASHSEPRHTPVVMETCNAENCSSFAAAKSCDAIDRATNRNGHTMQTGVCSVM